The segment CCGCGCCCATAATACAGCGTGTCGCCAACCACATCGCCGCGGACAAAAATGGCGTTGAACACATGGTTCACGCTGGCCAGGACCTGCGCGTTCGGCACCAGCGCAGGATACACCGAGACCTGCACACGGGGAGGGGGGCAATGCGGCATCGGCGACTGGCGATTGGCGATTGGCGATTTCCGTGACTTCAACCGGGGCGGCTGTTCCTTCGCCGAAGGCAGGCGGTCAATGAGTTTCACCACGCCGAGCAGCTTGATCGTATAGCCAAGCTGGCCGGCAAATTGAATGTCGAGCCGCGAAATCGACCGGATGCCTTCGACGTGGATTTGTTTCGGGTTGACCCAAAACCCATGAGCCAGCGAGGCCAAAATGCCAACCTTGTGCAACGCATCGTGGCCATCGATGTCCAGGGACGGCTCCGCCTCGGCGTAACCCAGGCGTTGAGCGTCCGCCAGCACGTCGGCAAAATCCGCGCCCTCGTGCTTCATCCGCGTCAATATGTAATTGCACGTGCCATTGACGATGCCGTAAATGCCGGTGATCCGATTGCCGATGAGCGCTTCGCGGACGACCTTGATGATCGGGATTCCGCCGCCGACGCTGGCTTCGTAGTAAAGGTTCGCGCCGTATTGCTGAGAGGCCACGAACAATTCTTCGCCGTGCGCGGAAAGCAAGGCTTTGTTAGCCGTGACGACGGATTTGCCCGCAGCCAATGCTCGAAGAATGATCGTTCGCGCCGTCGTCGTCCCGCCGATCAATTCGACAACGAGATTGACGCGCGGATCGCGGACGATTTCTTCCCACCTGGAGGTCAGCAGCGAAGCGGGGAATGGGATGGCGCGAGCTTTTTTGGGATCGCGGACCGCGATTTTCGCGACGCTGA is part of the Verrucomicrobiota bacterium genome and harbors:
- a CDS encoding homoserine dehydrogenase, producing the protein MQQVNVGLIGGGTVGGGVFRALQRNAPLMASRLGARISVAKIAVRDPKKARAIPFPASLLTSRWEEIVRDPRVNLVVELIGGTTTARTIILRALAAGKSVVTANKALLSAHGEELFVASQQYGANLYYEASVGGGIPIIKVVREALIGNRITGIYGIVNGTCNYILTRMKHEGADFADVLADAQRLGYAEAEPSLDIDGHDALHKVGILASLAHGFWVNPKQIHVEGIRSISRLDIQFAGQLGYTIKLLGVVKLIDRLPSAKEQPPRLKSRKSPIANRQSPMPHCPPPRVQVSVYPALVPNAQVLASVNHVFNAIFVRGDVVGDTLYYGRGAGPDATASAVLSDLADAALDLKCGSQSRIPPFVPHECAGAVLNMGEVVSRYYVRLSVIDKPGTLAKIAAILGRSKIGISSVIQPEGHEGESVPLILMIHDAPNAAMARALTAISRLNVIKAAPTMIRVESFE